GGCCGCCCAGAAGTCCTGCAACAGCTCGTCGAACGTGTCCCAGTCGGACCGTTGGATCTTCAGCGCGGCGCGCAGCGCAAAGCGAACCTCGTCGCGATCGTCCACATCCACCAGCAGGAGCGCGGCCGCCCCGTCGATCTCGTCGCTCACGCACACGCCGACGCCGCGTTGCCGCAGTCGGCCCGCGAAGCGGGCCAGCCGTTCCACGATGTCACGGTCAGGCATCGGCGCTCGGTGATCGTGCCTGGGCGAGCAGTGACTCGACGTCCTGCGCGGTCAGATCCTCCACGTCGTGGTGGTCCTTCAGAACGCACCCGAGCGTTTCCTCCACCGTGTCGACATCGAGCCGATCCTGCCGCAGAGCCACCAACGCGCGGGTCCAGTCCAGCGTCTCGGCGACGCCGGGCGCCTTGTGGAGACGGCGCGCGCGCAACGCCTGCATGACTGCCGCCACTTCCCGGGCCAATTCACCGATGACCTCCGGCACCCTGGCGCGGATGATGCGGATTTCCTTCTCCAGCGACGGGTGCTCGACGTACAGGTAGAAGCAACGGCGGCGCAGCGCGTCGCCGACCTCGCGCGTCCGGTTCGACGTCAGCACGACGTACGGCACGTGCGTGGCGGCGATGGGGCCGAGCTCGGGAATCGTCACCTGGAAGTCGGAGAGGATTTCCAGCAGGAAGGCCTCGAAACCGTCGTCGGCCCGATCGATCTCGTCGATCAGCAGGACCGGCGGGCCCTCGCGGCGGGTGATGGCGCGCAGCAGCGGGCGTTCCAGCAGACAGTCGCGGCTGAAGATCATCTGCTCGGTCTCGACCGGTTCCCTGCCGTCCGCTCCCGCGATGCGGAGGCGCAGCAGTTGCCGCTGGTAGTTCCACTCGTACAGGGCCGTGTTGACGTCGATCCCCTCGTAGCACTGCAACCTGATCAGCTCGGTGTCCAGCATCCGGGCCAGCACCTTGGCGATCTCGGTCTTGCCCACGCCAGCCTCCCCCTCGACGAGGAGCGGCTTGCGCATCGTGCGAGCCAGGTAGACCGCGGTGGCGATGGCCGGCTCGGCGATGTACCCCTCCCGCTCCATCGCCGCCTGCGTCTCGCGCACCTCGGGCCGCACGCTACCCCTCCGGCGCCGCCGCCGCGGCGTACTTCTGCGGCTCGGCCAGGAACTGCTCGCGGCAGTGCGCGCAGCAAAAGTAGTAGGTCCTTCCCCCGACGT
The DNA window shown above is from Acidobacteriota bacterium and carries:
- a CDS encoding MoxR family ATPase — encoded protein: MEREGYIAEPAIATAVYLARTMRKPLLVEGEAGVGKTEIAKVLARMLDTELIRLQCYEGIDVNTALYEWNYQRQLLRLRIAGADGREPVETEQMIFSRDCLLERPLLRAITRREGPPVLLIDEIDRADDGFEAFLLEILSDFQVTIPELGPIAATHVPYVVLTSNRTREVGDALRRRCFYLYVEHPSLEKEIRIIRARVPEVIGELAREVAAVMQALRARRLHKAPGVAETLDWTRALVALRQDRLDVDTVEETLGCVLKDHHDVEDLTAQDVESLLAQARSPSADA